One Salvia splendens isolate huo1 chromosome 12, SspV2, whole genome shotgun sequence genomic window carries:
- the LOC121756886 gene encoding binding partner of ACD11 1-like, which yields MKTRGSAVEITNLSPNATEKDVRDFLTFCGAIQHVEFVRTGDSACVAYVTFKNPHAVETAVLLSGDTILDQPVRIAQWGHCDDDYNVHNHSSWKIEDDVNLSERSERHEAVPSAGKAVYSAQDTAKAMAAKGFVLGKDAVVRAKAYAESHQVPAAAIAKVSRLSNGIGLTDKITYGIETAKSLDRRYHISGTTRSAVSVTQRTAASAANAVVSSSYFSKGALWLSGTLNRASQVAGDLGNRGVGKDSQ from the exons ATGAAGACGAGAGGTTCTGCAGTAGAAATCACAAACCTGTCTCCTAATGCAACGGAGAAGGATGTTCGTGATTTTCTCACCTTCTGTGGCGCAATTCAACATGTTGAATTTGTCAG AACCGGTGACTCTGCATGTGTCGCCTATGTGACTTTCAAAAATCCGCATGCTGTGGAAACTGCTGTACTTCTCAGT gGAGACACAATCTTGGATCAACCTGTACGCATAGCACAATGGGGACATTGTGACGACGACTATAATGTTCACAATCACTCTTCATGGAAGATTGAAGACGATGTTAATCTTAGC GAGCGTTCTGAGAGACACGAGGCTGTGCCATCTGCTGGAAAAGCCGTCTATTCTGCCCAAGACACTGCAAAAGCAATGGCTGCCAAAGGATTTGTACTCGGAAAAGATGCAGTGGTGAGAGCTAAAGCATATGCAGAGTCCCATCAAGTACCGGCAGCTGCAATAGCGAAGGTTTCACGGCTTAGCAATGGAATCGGGTTGACTGATAAGATAACTTATGGGATTGAAACAGCCAAATCTCTGGATCGAAGGTATCACATTTCAGGTACGACGAGATCAGCTGTGTCTGTGACGCAGAGGACTGCAGCTTCGGCTGCAAACGCGGTGGTTAGCTCGAGTTACTTCTCTAAGGGAGCTCTCTGGTTGTCCGGTACTCTAAACAGAGCCTCTCAGGTTGCTGGAGATCTTGGCAATCGCGGCGTTGGCAAAGATAGCCAGTGA